The Vidua chalybeata isolate OUT-0048 chromosome 17, bVidCha1 merged haplotype, whole genome shotgun sequence genome has a segment encoding these proteins:
- the RPRD1B gene encoding regulation of nuclear pre-mRNA domain-containing protein 1B isoform X2 → MSSFSESALEKKLSELSNSQQSVQTLSLWLIHHRKHAGPIVAVWHRELRKAKSSRKLTFLYLANDVIQNSKRKGPEFTREFESVLVDAFSHVAREADEGCKKPLERLLNIWQERSVYGSEFIQQLKLSMEDSNSPQTKVAEEKKSLKRTFQQIQEEEDDDYPGSYSPQDPSAGPLLTEDLIKALQDLENAASGDATVRQKIASLPQEVQDVSLLEKITDKEAAERLSKTVDEACLLLAEYNGRLAAELEDRRQLARMLIEYTQNQKDVLTEKEKKLEELLCFDVWRR, encoded by the exons aTGTCCTCCTTCTCGGAGTCGGCGCTGGAGAAGAAGCTGTCGGAGCTGAGCAACTCCCAGCAGAGCGTGCAGACGCTCTCGCTGTGGCTCATCCACCACCGCAAGCACGCGGGGCCCATCGTCGCCGTGTGGCACCGGGAGCTCCGCAAAG CAAAGTCGAGTAGGAAGCTTACTTTCCTATATTTAGCAAACGATGTCATCCAGAACAGTAAGAGGAAAGGCCCTGAATTTACCAGGGAATTTGAATCTGTTCTCGTGGATGCATTTTCTCATGTTGCCAG AGAAGCAGACGAGGGCTGCAAGAAGCCCTTGGAAAGATTGCTGAACATCTGGCAGGAGAGGAGTGTGTATGGCAGCGAGTTCATCCAGCAGCTCAAACTGTCTATGGAAGACTCCAACAGCCCCCAAACAAAAG TTGCAGAGGAGAAGAAGTCTTTAAAGCGAACTTTCCAGCAAATacaagaggaggaagatgatgatTACCCTGGGAGCTACTCACCCCAAGACCCCAGTGCTGGGCCACTGCTG ACCGAGGATTTGATCAAGGCCCTACAAGACCTGGAAAATGCAGCATCAGGAGATGCAACAGTGCGGCAAAAAATTGCTTCCCTGCCTCAGGAAGTTCAAGATGTTTCATTACTGGAGAAAATTACAG ACAAAGAGGCTGCGGAGCGGCTCTCGAAGACGGTGGACGAGGCGTGTCTGCTGCTGGCCGAATACAACGGGCGGCTGGCGGCCGAGCTGGAGGACCGGCGCCAGCTGGCACGGATGCTCATCGAGTACACCCAGAACCAGAAGGATGTGCTCAcggagaaggagaagaaactgGAG
- the TTI1 gene encoding TELO2-interacting protein 1 homolog, producing the protein MAVFDTPQAAFGALRPVCVQLTRAQTVENVEQLQAHLAGVSGAALQELQEYVLFPLRFALRVPGPKQERLVQSLVQCISSVLAATCVKKQELLQELFSELCTCLAPPPSSGKAAPLSEELKLAVIQALHTLMHSAYGDVILSLYQPSTLPLLGFAVSLLLTLAEQEKAKQIKISALECLQVLVLQCDCQEHRHLDEDEAQQCGDLFASFLPGISITLSRVIAGDIKQGHKTTVSAIRLFYLIVGLVMADKQLARIPKSKEKLPVEHNRISELMIHRGPEWTKSTAEKLSLLLHKVVESSSVHPHWKVRLELVELVHHLLRNCSQSLVDSFSQLLKALVGLVNDENSEVQSRCNKVLQGIAEQRIVAQNRALADVLSENLHSLATALPRLMNSQDDMGKVSTLSLLLGYLKLLGPKINIVLNSVSHLQRLSKALAQVLELDVTDVKIVEARRSGPPGPLQQGVQKGRCQKKYFRFFTEEKVFQLLQQVCRVLGYYGNLYLLVDHFMGLYSESGLYRKQAAMILNELVTGAAGVGVDFLQEREVPVSLDDLRGSITSILDEYMDQANWYLVTSIDTEESSPEQSVQHLGPAVRAGGASSSVLHLSPEPPVTTRTMNSNIWQICIQLEGVGCFAAVLGKEFRLLLLSALYPVLEKAGDRTLLISETALGTLADICEACGYDSVRCLINENSDYLVNGISLNLRQLAYQPRASQVLDTMLRHSDASLLPLVEDVIQDVLSTLDQTYNSQATTFLRVLHSVMTALVQWFGMPSAQEHQQRQTDKGQSRAWSQGQQEVTITSQEVERFFLDYVSQKQIAEGDLPDLEEEEADEVPLAKPEPSCDTEGEAPMPSHAQLARDVMERCIHLLSDGSLRVRLKVLDVLELCVTMLHPHGNHLLPMAHRVWPALVTRLISDDPLAVLRAFKVLCTLAQTCGDFLRQRFSKDVLPKLTSSLLSQAPVSARAGPVYSHTLAFKLQLAVLQGLGSLCEKLDMGENDLNKVADACLIYLSAKQPVKLQEAAQSVFLHLMHVDPDSTWLLLSEVCCPEGYEPPHASLQPVKLSGMGRPRNELTDNVLLLLQRLQQQEGTAPSTSTQEASPS; encoded by the exons ATGGCCGTGTTCGACACCCCGCAGGCGGCGTTCGGGGCGCTGCGCCCCGTCTGCGTGCAGCTGACGCGGGCGCAGACGGTGGAGAACGTGGAGCAACTGCAGGCGCACCTGGCCGGGGTGAGCGGCGcggccctgcaggagctgcaggagtaCGTGCTGTTCCCGCTGCGCTTCGCCCTGCGGGTGCCGGGGCCCAAGCAGGAGCGGCTGGTGCAGAGCCTGGTGCAGTGCATCTCCTCCGTGCTTGCGGCGACGTGCGTGaagaagcaggagctgctgcaggagctcttCTCTGAGCTCTGTACCTGCCTCGCTCCCCCTCCCAGCTCGGGCAAAGCCGCCCCGCTGTCCGAGGAGCTGAAGCTGGCTGTGATCCAGGCACTCCACACCCTGATGCATTCGGCTTATGGGGATGTTATCTTGTCTCTGTACCAGCCTTCCACCCTTCCGCTCTTAGGATTTGCTGTGTCTTTGCTTCTGACACTTGCAGagcaagaaaaagcaaagcaaatcaAGATCTCTGCTTTGGAGTGCTTGCAGGTCCTGGTTCTGCAGTGTGACTGCCAGGAGCACCGACACCTGGATGAAGATGAGGCACAGCAATGTGGggatttgtttgcttcttttctgcCCGGGATTTCTATTACACTGTCTCGAGTTATTGCTGGAGACATCAAACAAGGTCACAAAACCACCGTTTCTGCCATCAGACTCTTTTATCTGATTGTTGGTTTGGTAATGGCTGACAAACAGCTAGCCAGAATCCCAAAGAGTAAGGAAAAGCTGCCAGTGGAACACAACAGAATATCAGAGCTAATGATCCACAGAGGACCTGAATGGACTAAAAGTACTGCTGAAAAACTCTCTCTTCTCTTGCATAAGGTGGTTGAATCTTCTTCAGTTCACCCCCACTGGAAGGTGAGactggagctggtggagctggtcCACCACTTACTGAGGAACTGCAGTCAGTCACTGGTGGACTCGTTCAGTCAACTCTTAAAGGCTTTGGTTGGGCTGGTTAATGATGAAAACAGCGAAGTCCAGAGCAGGTGTAACAAAGTTCTTCAAGGGATTGCAGAGCAGAGGATTGTGGCACAGAACAGGGCTCTTGCTGATGTCCTCTCTGAGAACCTCCATTCCCTTGCCACAGCTCTTCCCCGCCTGATGAACTCTCAGGATGATATGGGCAAGGTTTCCACACTGAGCTTATTGCTTGGCTACCTGAAGCTGCTGGGCCCCAAGATTAACATTGTCCTCAACTCGGTGTCCCACCTGCAGCGCCTGTCCAAGGCACTGGCGCAGGTTCTGGAGCTGGACGTGACGGATGTGAAGATAGTGGAGGCCCGGCGCTCTGGGCCGCCGGGGCCCTTGCAGCAGGGTGTGCAGAAGGGCAGGTGCCAGAAGAAATATTTCCGCTTCTTCACGGAGGAGAAGGttttccagctccttcagcaAGTGTGTCGTGTTCTTGGCTACTACGGGAACCTCTACTTGCTTGTGGATCACTTCATGGGGCTGTACAGCGAGTCTGGCCTGTACCGAAAGCAGGCAGCCATGATCCTCAACGAGCTGGTCacgggagctgctggagtgggaGTGGATTTCCTGCAGGAGAGGGAAGTTCCAGTGAGCTTGGATGATCTCAGAGGGTCCATAACGTCCATTCTGGATGAGTACATGGACCAGGCGAACTGGTATTTGGTCACTAGCATTGACACAGAGGAAAGCAGCCCTGAGCAGTCAGTGCAGCACCTGGGGCCCGCTGTGCGTGCGGGAGGGGCATCCAGCAGCGTTCTCCATCTGTCCCCGGAGCCGCCAGTCACAACCCGCACCATGAACAGCAACATCTGGCAGATCTGCATCCAGCTGGAGGGCGTTGGCTGCTTTGCCGCTGTCCTCGGGAAGGAGTtccggctgctgctgctgtcgGCTCTCTACCCTGTGCTGGAAAAGGCTGGTGACAGGACTCTGCTCATCAGCGagacagcactggggacactggcagACATATGTGAGGCCTGTGGTTACGACTCGGTGCGGTGTTTGATTAATGAGAACTCTGACTATCTGGTGAACGGGATTTCCCTGAATTTGCGCCAGCTGGCATATCAGCCACGTGCGTCCCAGGTCCTGGACACGATGCTGAGGCATTCAGATGCCAGCTTGCTGCCACTGGTAGAAGATGTAATCCAGGATGTCCTGTCTACGCTAGATCAGACTTACAATAGCCAGGCTACCACCTTCCTCAGGGTCCTCCACTCAGTCATGACTGCTCTAG TGCAGTGGTTTGGAATGCCCAGCGCTCAGGAGCACCAGCAAAGGCAGACTGAcaaggggcagagcagggcttggTCCCAGGGACAACAGGAGGTGACAATCACAAGTCAAGAAGTGGAACGATTCTTCCTTGACTACGTCAGCCAGAAGCAGATCGCAGAGGGGGATCTTCCTgacctggaggaggaggaggcag ATGAGGTTCCCCTTGCTaagccagagcccagctgtgACACGGAAGGAGAAGCTCCAATGCCAAGCCATGCTCAGCTGGCCAGGGATGTGATGGAGAGGTGCATCCACTTGCTGTCTGACGGGAGCCTCCGAGTGCGGCTGAAG gtCCTGGACGTGCTGGAGCTCTGTGTAACCATGCTGCATCCTCATGGAAACCATCTGCTTCCCATGGCTCACCGTGTCTGGCCAGCTCTCGTCACCCGGCTGATTAGCGACGACCCTCTGGCAGTGCTCAGAGCCTTCAAG GTGCTGTGTACCCTGGCTCAAACATGTGGGGATTTCCTGAGGCAGAGGTTCTCCAAAGATGTCCTGCCCAAGCTGACCAGTTCCCTCCTCAGCCAGGCCCCAGTGAGTGCCAGAGCTGGGCCTGTGTACAGCCACACACTGGCCTTCAAgctgcagctggctgtgctgcagggcctgggctCTCTCTGTGAGAAGCTGGACATGG GCGAGAATGACCTGAATAAAGTGGCAGATGCCTGCCTGATTTACCTCAGTGCCAAGCAACCTGTGAAACTGCAAGAAGCTGCCCAGAG TGTTTTCCTGCACTTGATGCACGTGGACCCTGACAGcacctggctgctcctgagTGAGGTGTGCTGCCCCGAGGGGTACGAGCCCCCCCACGCCAGCCTGCAGCCGGTGAAGCTCAGCGGGATGGGGCGGCCACGGAATGAGCTCACGGACAacgtgctgctcctgctccagaggctgcagcagcaggagggcacagctcccagcaccagcacccagGAGGCATCTCCTTCCTGA